The following coding sequences are from one Eleginops maclovinus isolate JMC-PN-2008 ecotype Puerto Natales chromosome 11, JC_Emac_rtc_rv5, whole genome shotgun sequence window:
- the snx19a gene encoding LOW QUALITY PROTEIN: sorting nexin-19a (The sequence of the model RefSeq protein was modified relative to this genomic sequence to represent the inferred CDS: inserted 1 base in 1 codon): MPSTKSSVHWTLSEVFGQRRVLGFGALLAWLVLFHLLVNVWLLCVFTSLLVVLGGWLGSRAILDTNSLLHLEHFLPLGSMNPPLYSPEHEWRLNNEIHNAVHKAVRDFVSSWYRTLLPEVEGEFERAVRNSMLESVMELKERARRVDRKALVQRLLELYGCHLQSYMAARHIQSTQKESLSLWRLYSEVDAPHPAVRSATAELSYSRALVNLVLNVLVPYPQMETRTGGYMVTELITCNVLMPLINRVSDPDWLNQTIVDVITKSREPQEIHVDDFPAAPGLYRCEVQHESWITCKSLSSSDPDSFASRSSSDHDEPQSTMSERDSSQSSMVSLMSAGNVEGCHAALPSPCKVNCCSLTPGQFSHSIKSKRISYDSLIQTDSEEDLTGGFCECGPPTNFCNVMNFKDDEAFGCFGPLKNLGAKVVVPEESQWPAGIAQEKPLPCSPKGFGLTSSDFDITNTQAAATNVQNVQISGTISAIEQXGTSTHPYTLYTIKFEKMGETENGGPPLPASCHTVNRRYSEFLNLQTRLEEKPEVKKVIKNVKGPKKMFPDLPFGNAESDKVEARKSQLDTFLKQLSSIPEMSNSEDMQEFLALNSDACTYFEERRRPLVKSRIDKMMENALDTLKTAFPHPEPLSPTEDLEGDSDGKTMESRKYSFSHRGRLMFPSKIAPSLNIPDLHPKVTYCFSEGSAVLNGMSLSGLERFVQEQERLLCGLNGKEAARQKFEQPGKDRNTSGKSHGTDTAVADVALNILCLLMKDQWSWLCTENIQKTIRLLFGTFIERWLDVGVAHLTSAPCWVIYLQVLQEAVWPGGTLPAQHWPERSPAEREETKEQCLDCLMQLIPELITDILGSEKYRLSLETMLESVQDHQINKHLIYCVCDLLLEFLIPESCDEAFQGSLLHSLAKDTERDNPHM; the protein is encoded by the exons ATGCCTTCCACAAAGAGCTCCGTTCACTGGACTCTATCAGAGGTGTTTGGGCAGCGGAGGGTTTTGGGGTTCGGAGCTCTGCTGGCATGGCTTGTCCTCTTCCACCTACTCGTGAACGTTTGGCTGCTCTGCGTCTTCACCAGTCTCTTGGTGGTCCTCGGCGGTTGGCTGGGCTCCCGCGCCATACTGGACACAAACAGCCTTCTCCATTTGGAACACTTTTTGCCTCTTGGCAGTATGAACCCACCTCTGTATTCACCTGAGCATGAGTGGAGGTTGAACAATGAGATCCACAATGCCGTCCACAAAGCCGTGCGTGACTTTGTGTCTTCGTGGTATCGAACTCTGCTGCCAGAGGTGGAGGGGGAGTTCGAACGTGCGGTACGTAACTCCATGCTGGAGTCAGTTATGGAACTGAAGGAGCGTGCGCGGCGAGTGGACAGAAAAGCGCTGGTTCAACGTCTGCTGGAGCTTTATGGCTGTCACCTGCAGAGCTACATGGCAGCGAGACACATACAGTCGACTCAGAAGGAGAGCCTGAGTCTGTGGCGGCTCTACAGTGAAGTAGATGCCCCTCACCCAGCCGTGAGGAGTGCGACTGCTGAGCTCAGCTACTCCAGGGCCTTAGTTAACCTCGTCTTAAACGTACTGGTTCCATACCCTCAGATGGAAACCAGGACCGGGGGTTACATGGTTACAGAACTCATCACCTGTAACGTGCTGATGCCGCTCATAAACCGGGTGTCCGATCCTGACTGGCTCAACCAGACCATTGTCGATGTTATCACCAAGTCCAGAGAACCACAGGAAATCCATGTGGATGATTTCCCAGCTGCACCTGGACTATACCGATGTGAGGTCCAGCATGAATCCTGGATAACCTGCAAGTCTCTGTCATCGTCTGATCCAGACAGCTTCGCCAGCAGGAGCTCCTCTGATCATGACGAACCACAGAGCACCATGTCTGAGAGGGATTCCTCACAGAGCAGCATGGTGAGCCTGATGTCTGCGGGGAATGTGGAAGGTTGTCACGCAGCTCTGCCCTCACCATGCAAAGTGAACTGCTGTTCGCTCACGCCTGGCCAATTCTCCCACTCGATAAAGTCCAAAAGGATTTCATATGACTCCTTAATCCAGACAGACTCAGAAGAAGACCTGACAGGAGGCTTTTGTGAATGTGGCCCTCCAACAAACTTCTGCAACGTGATGAATTTTAAGGACGATGAGGCATTCGGCTGCTTCGGTCCGCTGAAGAATCTCGGGGCGAAAGTAGTGGTGCCCGAGGAATCCCAGTGGCCAGCAGGTATAGCCCAAGAGAAACCCCTGCCATGTTCTCCGAAAGGATTTGGTCTGACCTCCTCTGACTTTGATATCACCAACACCCAAGCTGCAGCTACGAACGTCCAGAACGTCCAGATTTCTGGCACCATCAGTGCAATAGAGC CGGGCACAAGCACACATCCCTATACTCTGTACACTATAAAG TTTGAGAAAATGGGCGAAACGGAAAACGGTGGCCCTCCGCTACCTGCGTCCTGTCACACCGTCAACCGGCGATACAGCGAGTTCCTCAACTTGCAAACACGTTTAGAGGAGAAGCCGGAAGTCAAGAAAGTTATCAAGA ATGTCAAAGGCCCAAAGAAAATGTTCCCTGACCTCCCGTTTGGCAATGCAGAGAGCGACAAGGTCGAAGCCCGTAAAAGCCAGCTGGATACATTCCTGAAA CAATTAAGCAGTATTCCTGAGATGTCCAACAGTGAGGACATGCAGGAGTTCCTGGCTCTAAACTCAGACGCCTGCACATATTttgaagaaagaagaagacCTTTAGTCAAGTCACGGATCGATAAG ATGATGGAAAATGCTTTGGACACCTTGAAGACAGCTTTCCCTCACCCTGAGCCTCTCAGTCCAACGGAGGACCTTGAGGGAGATTCTGATGGAAAAACAATGGAGAGTAGAAAGTACAG tttttcacaCAGAGGGAGGCTTATGTTCCCAAGCAAAATTGCACCGTCTCTGAATATACCTGACCTGCACCCTAAAGTGACATACTGCTTCAGTGAAGGCAGTGCT GTCCTCAATGGTATGTCACTGTCTGGCCTGGAGAGGTTTGTCCAAGAGCAGGAGAGACTTTTATGTGGTTTGAATGGCAAAGAGGCAGCCAGGCAGAAATTTGAGCAGCCCGGCAAAGACAGAAATACTTCTGGGAAATCTCATGGCACAG ACACGGCTGTGGCAGACGTTGCTTTGAACATTTTGTGTCTGCTGATGAAGGACCAGTGGAGCTGGCTGTGCACTGAAAACATACAGAAGACCATCAGACTGCTGTTTGGCACATTCATAGAGAG ATGGTTGGATGTCGGGGTTGCCCACCTCACCAGTGCCCCCTGTTGGGTCATTTACCTACAAGTCCTGCAGGAAGCTGTTTGGCCCGGCGGCACGCTGCCTGCTCAACATTGGCCAGAGCGCAGTcctgcagaaagagaggaaaccAAGGAGCAATGTTTGGACTGTCTAATGCAGCTGATCCCAG AGCTCATTACTGATATTCTGGGAAGTGAGAAGTACAGACTGAGCCTGGAGACCATGCTGGAGTCTGTACAGGATCATCAGATAAACAA GCATCTGATCTACTGCGTGTGTGACCTGCTGCTGGAGTTTCTGATCCCCGAGTCGTGTGACGAAGCCTTCCAGGGGTCTCTGCTGCACAGCCTGGccaaagacacagagagggacaATCCTCACATGTGA